One genomic window of Desulfovibrio subterraneus includes the following:
- a CDS encoding efflux RND transporter permease subunit, translated as MNIAEFSIRRRVSTLALTIALILGGLAAYMSMGRLEDPEFTIKDAQIITQYPGASAREVAEEVTDVLESAVQQMGQLKRVTSVSKPGLSTITVTIKDEYGKERLAQVWDELRRKVGDSTASLPPGAKTPLVVDDFGDVYGIFFAVTADGYSYKELKDYVDTLRKEMLVVQDVAKVTIWGAQPEAVYVEISRARMRALGVSMNSVLSVLSQRNLVTDAGNVLVNPEYIRISPSGGIASVEELGDLFITDAGSGTLVYLRDIATITRGYVDPPKKMMRQNGKIALGVGISLAEGGNIVDLGERVKAKLRQMDPDTPVGIVIDPVYFQPDYVTKAVDGFAVSLLEAIVIVIGVLMITMGLRSGLIIGSVLLITVAGSFIFMKMMDIQLQRISLGALIIALGMLVDNAIVVTEGMLVRIQQGENRIAAAGAVVRQNLWPLLGATAIAIMAFAAIGLSEDNTGEYCGSLFWVLLISLLLSWVTAITTTPLLCEMFLKGGAAGDKDAYGGVVFSAYRNMLRFCLNNRWVTVGAMVALLVASIYGFGFVKQSFFPDSTQPQFFVDFWKPEGTDIRQTSSELKELEQRVLSDPRVEFVSTFVGGGAPRFMLVYGPEKDYSNYGQLIVTVKDFRDIPAMIEEYRNILPEHHPEAFFKFKKVRLGPGRDDPVEIRFSGPDPEVLRTISEQAKSIMRANANAQGVRDNWREKVKVLEPVIAEAAAKRAGVDTTDIAKALQMAFTGSTVGVYREGDSLLPIIARPPADERLDVGRITDVQVWSPSQNAMIPLNQVVSGFRTINDFNLLQRRDRKYTITAACEPVSGLASVLFSELRPRLEAMKLPAGYSMEWGGEFEDSTNAQTGLASSIPPTIVLMVLITVVLFNALRPPLIIWLTVPLAAIGVTSGLLATGQPFGFMALLGFLSLSGMLIKNAIVLLDEIAVQIADGREPFHAVLEASVSRMRPVLMAAGTTVLGMLPLLMDAFFAAMAVTIMAGLTFASILTLVVVPVLYVIFYRLKEDTSA; from the coding sequence ATGAATATTGCCGAGTTTTCCATCCGCAGGCGGGTCAGCACGCTGGCGCTGACCATTGCTCTGATTCTGGGGGGGCTTGCCGCCTACATGTCCATGGGCAGGCTTGAAGACCCCGAATTCACCATCAAGGATGCCCAGATAATCACCCAGTACCCCGGCGCCTCTGCCCGTGAAGTGGCCGAAGAGGTAACCGACGTTCTGGAAAGCGCGGTGCAGCAGATGGGGCAGCTCAAGCGGGTTACCTCCGTCTCCAAGCCCGGACTTTCAACCATTACCGTGACCATCAAGGATGAGTACGGCAAGGAGCGCCTTGCGCAGGTGTGGGACGAACTGCGCCGCAAGGTGGGCGACAGTACCGCTTCGCTGCCTCCCGGTGCCAAGACGCCGCTCGTTGTGGACGATTTCGGCGACGTATACGGCATTTTCTTTGCCGTGACAGCCGACGGATACTCCTACAAGGAACTGAAGGATTATGTGGATACTCTCCGCAAGGAGATGCTGGTGGTTCAGGATGTGGCCAAGGTAACCATATGGGGTGCCCAGCCGGAGGCTGTGTATGTGGAGATTTCCCGTGCGCGCATGCGTGCGCTGGGCGTTTCCATGAACAGTGTGCTGAGCGTGCTTTCCCAGCGCAATCTGGTGACGGATGCCGGTAACGTGCTGGTGAATCCCGAATATATCCGGATTTCGCCCAGCGGCGGCATAGCGTCGGTGGAAGAACTCGGCGACCTGTTCATAACCGACGCCGGTTCCGGCACACTGGTCTACCTCAGGGATATCGCCACCATCACACGCGGGTATGTTGATCCGCCCAAAAAGATGATGCGCCAGAACGGCAAGATAGCTCTTGGCGTCGGCATATCGCTGGCGGAAGGCGGCAACATTGTCGACCTTGGTGAACGGGTGAAGGCCAAGCTCAGGCAGATGGACCCCGATACCCCCGTGGGCATCGTCATTGACCCTGTCTATTTCCAGCCGGATTACGTGACAAAGGCCGTGGACGGTTTTGCCGTCAGCCTTCTCGAAGCAATCGTCATCGTCATCGGCGTGCTCATGATAACCATGGGGCTGCGCAGCGGCCTGATCATCGGTTCGGTCCTGCTCATCACCGTTGCAGGCTCATTCATTTTCATGAAGATGATGGATATTCAGCTGCAGCGTATCTCGCTGGGGGCACTCATCATTGCACTCGGTATGCTCGTGGATAACGCCATTGTGGTGACAGAGGGCATGCTGGTGCGCATCCAGCAGGGTGAAAACCGCATAGCCGCGGCGGGCGCGGTTGTGCGCCAGAACCTGTGGCCCCTGCTCGGCGCGACCGCCATAGCCATAATGGCTTTTGCCGCCATAGGTCTTTCAGAAGATAACACCGGCGAATACTGCGGCTCGCTGTTCTGGGTGCTGCTCATATCGCTGCTGCTGAGCTGGGTAACTGCCATAACCACAACTCCGCTGCTGTGCGAGATGTTCCTCAAGGGCGGGGCAGCTGGTGACAAGGATGCTTACGGGGGCGTGGTGTTTTCCGCCTACCGGAACATGCTGCGGTTCTGCCTGAACAATCGCTGGGTGACAGTGGGAGCGATGGTTGCGCTGCTCGTGGCCTCCATCTACGGATTCGGATTCGTCAAGCAGAGCTTCTTCCCCGATTCCACGCAGCCGCAGTTTTTTGTGGATTTCTGGAAACCGGAAGGAACGGACATCCGCCAGACCAGCAGCGAATTGAAGGAGCTGGAGCAACGTGTGCTCAGCGACCCGCGTGTGGAGTTCGTTTCCACCTTCGTGGGCGGCGGCGCACCTCGCTTCATGTTGGTGTATGGCCCTGAGAAGGACTATTCGAATTACGGCCAGCTGATCGTGACGGTAAAGGACTTCCGCGATATTCCGGCCATGATAGAGGAATACCGGAACATTCTTCCCGAGCATCACCCCGAGGCATTTTTCAAGTTCAAGAAGGTGCGTCTTGGCCCGGGCCGTGATGATCCGGTGGAAATACGTTTCAGCGGACCGGACCCGGAGGTGCTGCGCACCATCTCGGAACAGGCCAAGAGCATTATGCGCGCGAATGCCAATGCCCAGGGCGTGCGTGACAACTGGCGCGAAAAGGTGAAGGTGCTGGAGCCCGTTATTGCCGAAGCCGCTGCCAAGAGGGCGGGCGTGGACACGACGGATATAGCCAAGGCGCTGCAGATGGCCTTTACCGGTTCCACGGTGGGCGTGTATCGTGAAGGGGATTCACTGCTGCCCATCATTGCACGGCCGCCGGCGGATGAACGGCTTGATGTGGGCCGTATTACGGATGTGCAGGTGTGGAGTCCTTCGCAGAATGCCATGATTCCGCTTAATCAGGTGGTTTCCGGCTTCCGCACCATTAATGACTTCAATCTCCTGCAGCGCAGGGACAGAAAGTATACCATAACGGCAGCCTGCGAGCCAGTTTCCGGCCTTGCCAGTGTGCTGTTCTCGGAGCTTAGGCCCAGGCTGGAGGCCATGAAGCTGCCCGCCGGCTATTCTATGGAGTGGGGCGGGGAGTTCGAGGATTCCACGAACGCGCAGACAGGGCTGGCATCATCCATTCCACCTACGATTGTGCTCATGGTGCTTATCACTGTTGTGCTTTTCAACGCCTTGCGGCCTCCGCTGATTATCTGGCTTACGGTGCCCCTTGCCGCCATAGGCGTTACCAGCGGGCTGCTGGCCACGGGGCAGCCCTTCGGCTTCATGGCTCTGCTCGGTTTTCTGAGCCTTTCGGGCATGCTCATCAAGAATGCCATTGTGCTGCTGGACGAGATAGCTGTTCAGATAGCCGATGGCAGGGAACCATTCCATGCCGTGCTCGAAGCCTCCGTCAGCAGGATGCGTCCAGTGCTCATGGCAGCGGGAACAACGGTGCTCGGCATGCTGCCGCTGCTCATGGATGCGTTCTTTGCGGCCATGGCCGTGACGATCATGGCGGGGCTGACCTTTGCCTCCATCCTGACACTGGTGGTTGTGCCCGTGCTGTATGTCATCTTTTACCGGCTGAAAGAGGATACGTCCGCGTGA